A window of Hordeum vulgare subsp. vulgare chromosome 5H, MorexV3_pseudomolecules_assembly, whole genome shotgun sequence genomic DNA:
GAGCAGACGATGGTTTGTGCGATTTGTTGGAGTAAAACTGGCAGCCTTCGAAGTGGTCTACAATTTCTTTGGCCATTTCATTCGCTCGTGTCCGGAAGAATCCAGCTCagaatgctttggcaacgatggCCCTGGAGGACGCATGATGCCCACAGGTTcccaagtggatttcctccaaaatCAGTCGGCCTTCCTCAGGGGAAATGCACCGCTGAGCTACACGAGTCACACTTTCCTTATAGAGCTGATCTCCCATGACCGTGAAGGCCTTCAACTTGCGAACGATCTGTCTAGCTTCGACTTCATCTTCCGGTAGCTCTCACCTCAGGATGTATGCGATATATGGTATTGTCCACTCGGGCGTGACCACtcaaatctccatgatcagatcgacaaCTGCTGGGATTTCAACTTCAGTCGAATCAGATGTACTTGCAGGCTGAGGAGGTTCTTCAGTGAATGGATCTTCCTGGACCGAAGGAGCGTGTATGTGCTCTAAACAAACATCAATGGGCACAATATTTCGAGTGGATCCgatttttgccaactcatcagcagcttgattcttcaatcgaggaacatgatgaagttataAAACTTCAAATCTATTCTCAAGCTTTCTTACTGTGTTGCAGTACCTagtcatggcagggtttctcacatcccattctttcatcacttgattaaccactagatccgagtcGTCGTATACCATTAAgtgtcggacgccgagtgagatggccatacgcaacccgtagaggagaacttcatactccgcctcgttgttagaagaatcaaagtgaatctgcaatacataactgagcttgtcgccttttgagGATATAAGAACTACGTCTGCACCAGAACCATTCAACATCTTTGAGCTGTCAAAGAACATAATCCAGTGTGTCGAGTGGATCGgagctggttgttgttgttctacccattcggcCATGAAATCCGCtagagcttgagatttgatggctttcttggcttcgaactttatgTCGCAATATAGTAGttccattgcccatttcgccactcggcctgatgcatcccgattgtgaaggatttctaACAATGCGGCATCGCTGACAGcagacaccgagtgatcttgaaaataatgagccaccttctttgtagtcatgtaaatcccatagagaAGCTTTTGATAGTGGagatatctctgcttggaaggagtcgatacctcagaaacataataCACTAGGCGTTGAATCTTAtaagccttgccttcctcctctctctcgacTGTTAGGACTGTGCTggcgacttgatttgtagtcgcgatgtataagaggagtggctctttgttgtatggagcagcaagaaccggctgggtggatagcagagtctttaactcgacgaatgcagcttctgcttcgggagtccactcgaaggtatatgacttcttcatgagtcgatatAGTGGTAGGGCTTTCTCTCCGAGTCGAGATATGAATCTGCTTAATGCTGCCAAACACCCTGAAAGATTCTGAACATTGTGTACTCGCACGgggcttttcattcggacgattgccccgatcttttcggggttaacatcgatttctcgttcgaaaacgaggaaaccgagtaacttgccgctggggactccgaatgtgcacttggttgggttgagcttgatgtcgtaccttcgaaggttggcaaatgtttctgccaagtcagtcagcaggtcgaaacctttgcgtgacttgactacgatatggtccatgtatgcctccacgttccgactgatctgatcaaggaggcatttctaaatcatgcgcataaaagtagctcctgcatttttgagaccgaatggcatagtgatgtagaagaagcacccaaacggggtgatgaaggccgtttttatttcatctgggccatacagacggatctggtggtacccagagtaagcatctaaaaaGACAATCGCTCGCATCCCACAGTCGAGTCGacaatctgatctatgcgggggagcgggaagtgatctttcgggcaggcccgattgatatgcttgaagtcgatgcacattcggagtgacttgtccttcttaggcaccatgacgacattcgcgagccactcagagtggtaaacttcgcgaatgaacttggcctctaggAGCTTAGCCACTTATTTGCCTATTGCTTTTCTCTTCTgtgtggcggaccgacgcagatgttccttgacaGGCCGAGCCTTGGGGTCGActctcagtcggtgctcagccagttccctgggcacgccaggcatgtcagcgggcttccatgcgaagatgtctcggttctcatggaggaactggatgagctcagcTTGCTATTTAGGATCAagagttgttgagatgttggtcggggcggccgtgggatccgtcgggtggatattgactttcttgatttcccctgccgactggaatgcagactcagaagctggcttcttcgagcgcatcagtttGGCAGGGTATGTTGTCTTCCGGTACTCATCAAGCTCCACCATTGCCAACTGCTGGTCGGTGATCCTggagccctgctgcaaacactcttcTGCCCTCCGCCGAttgagggtgatggtgatgactccttttggccctggcatcttcatcttcagatagacataacatggtcgggccatgaaacgtacataaGTTGGACGATCAAGTCTGGCATGGTAGGCACTCTGGAAGtacaccacctcgaacgtgagtttctctttgcagaagttcttgtcagagccgaaaacgacgtctaacgcgatctggccgagtgacttggccttcttccctgggatcactccgtggaactgcatattgctctcgctgagtttggacatcagaatgcccatccccttgagagtgtcggcatacatgatattcaagccactCCCTCCGTCCATTAGCACCTTGCGGAGCCGAACTCCTTCAACCACTAGATCGACAACAAGAGCCTGACGTTCCGGGGTGGGTATATGGGTTGGGTGATTTGACTGGTCAAAGATGatggcagtctgtgaccacttgagataTGTTGGGGTGGAAGGAggtgccatgttgacttctcggtTGACCACCTTCACTCGACTCTTGCTttagacgtcagcaaagatcatcagagtggcatgGACTTTTGGGAAAGGGTCTTCTTGCTCGTTGTCCTCCTTCTCTAggtctttctcactcgactgaTCCTCTCCGAATTTCTGGATCAACAGTcggcactgtcgagtggtatgcttagaCACTAtagtgttgccttcttcatctattttcgtgtggattgcacaaGGCTGATCAAGGACATCTGGTCCCGACTCCTTTTTGAATTTCTTGGGGGGTAATTGACCCTTTGAACTTTCCTGCTCTCAGAGCGGCTGCTTCTGCCGGTGGTGTAcgctccaccttctccttctgctttcggttggaattggcatctccatcgactgcttttcctttgccactgcggaggcggtcttcttcttccccattggcatagcgggttgctatctccatcatcttgctcatggacatgtcgcctatccgaccgaacttcaagtataGCTCTCGGTACCTCACGCCTGCTTTGAAAGCATAGACTGCctgatgctcggtgacattctccaccgtgtggtggagagtggtccagcgttggatgaaatcgcgcaaagactcaatcggcttctggatacaatgttgtagctcggtgagaccagcagggcgcttgcaggtgccctcgaaggtcttgataaaCACTCAGGCCAAGTCTGCCTAGCAGTATATGCTTGAACGAGCTAGTTGATTCAGCCAAGCACGGGCtgaaccatccagcatcaggggcaagtgcttcattgcgacgttgtcattgccgccgccgatctgaactaccactcggtaatcatctctccatgtttctggcttggattctccggtgaacttgcttattccggccgccaacctgaagttggggggaatatcagcagagcggattgctcggctgaaacactcgggTCCGGAGATGACAcagccacttccactcggacgatctccgTCGTATccgtcacggtgggctcggcctctATCAAGTCTCTTCTGAGTGAGATAGTCCCTTACATCACGCCTTTGGTCGCGTTCATCACCCATCGATCGCCTTTCATCGTAGTGCCGGGGCACGTACGAACCACTCCACGGAGGAGAGCGTGAACGATGGCGATCGTCGCGATTGAACCGGGGGGAAGCGGACTCTGCCCCTGGTCTCTGTATCGATCTTCTCGGTGATCTCCTCCTCTATGATGCTGGGGAGAACCCGGGTTGTAAACCGACCAAACTATGTCTGCTCGGACGAAACTGTTGTGCAGTCTGTTTTGAGACTGAGAAACAGCGGAATTCTGCTGCTGCCCCGCCTGCAACAGCGCGCGGATCTGCTATAAACCTCTGTCCGCTTCTGAATTCGTTGGCTGGATGGAGTCTGCAATCCTTGCGgccgcaaccaagttgaggacGGGCGTGCGGAATACCTCAACGTTGTTCTGATGAGAACGCCGACCGGATGTTGGATGGCGCTGATGATGATGCGCGCCCGAAGTCTCTCCGGCTTCCCACTTGTCCCGATTGGCCCTTGGCGGGCTCTCGTGTGAGCTGGCCATGAATATCTCCGCCGCGGGGCTGCAAATCTCACACTCGGAAGAAAAGCGGGACGGATCTGACACCGAGTGGGAGGCAGCACACGGAGGTGTAGCAGGCTCGATGGTCGCCACCTGCGATGAAGACGCCTGATGCGCGAGTGCATGGTGCACCCAGCGCTGGAGCcgcgagcgaccggatcgcttgctGCGACGCGCGATGGGGAGCACAGTCGACGCGGAGCCGACGGGTGGCGGAGAAGAACCCCGCAGGAGATAGCACGGAAgaatgtcgctccgcgaactggaagcgcctcgacgtcgagaggcgcctcccgaaacCATACCGAATCGTCGGCGACGAAAATGAGTGTGCCGAAGACGATCTCGTGGCCCAAGCACAAATGGCTGCCGGAAGACATGGTGaaggagaaaaaaatcaaaacttgtcggaagtcgcctagacgtctgccccatggtgggcgccaactgtcgtgagaataagcctgatagtagatgagtagggtacgaaagtagagggcggagtcctagctacggcaaggttgtataagttcaggcccctctgcggtggagttaatagccctacgtctcagttctctggagctttagtgtcgagtggaatataggtgttaccgaatgcgaacccttgtgccacagggggtggcttatatagagtgcgctgcccctcataagtgaCCAGcattcaagggtgcaataagtgagaatAAATGCATACGTTATAGGTAGCGCATGCCATAAATGACaataactacagtagtctaacgtaTGTCTGTTGCATCCCTGAGGTGGCTTGTggccttctatgtcgactggcttctggtcttcatcGAGTGAAATCCAGTCGTTGAGTATAAAATAATCCTCCGAGTGATTTCCTACCGAGTGGacaagaggttgtcttaatccagtcggtaggtatctTATGAcctttaaactaataatgaggaagACCTTAgaacaagtacaataaggtacagtcagcaggctgtaagaattaaaatattatatttttgctgagttggatgagagagaagaggagagagaaggaaagcgggctcttcgtgaagagtcagctctagcacgtgctcctaggtgctttgtgagaatgaaatgtaggtcatatatgataaaagtagtactcttttatagctaactattgtataaGCTagttataagatgggctataagactgcttatagccatcagctggctatactattaaccatgctcttagagcaagtacaataaggtacagtcagcaggctgtaaggattaaaatactatatttttgctgagttggatgagagagaagaggagagagaagggaagcgggctcttcgtgaagagctggctctagcacgtgctcctaggtgctttatgagaatgaaaggtgggccatatatgataaaagtagtactcttttatatctaactattgtacaagttagctataagatgagctataagactgcttatagccagcaactggctatactattaaccatgctcttaggtaggacttataggtcgggcctatgaccctaccctagggctataaccacATCAATCACTAAATCCTCTTATCCCAAAGGAAGCCCCCAAATTAATATTATGTTTTTGGTTTAAAGCTAAACAGTTAGTCAATAGGCCCGTCGTTTTAATTTTGTTCTTATTGCTATTAGTACTTTGCACATGCACGTGTCTCTCTAAGTTGTTTTGGTTAGCTTGGGCTAGAAAACATCACATGGTACTGAGCGTGAGAGCGTCGACACATGCTTCTGTCCTCGAATGCTTCGCACGTTGGCCTCCACGTCCGCTTACATGCTGCCTAGAGGATATTCATTTCACGGCCGGGAGCTGCTCGCGACGTGGGCACCGTCGCGGCCACCTCCTCACAGGTTGGCTCCCGCTGAGCGTCGCCTATAAATTGTGCCCACGCACACTAAACAATACACCAGCAGACACTCGGCGACACACACAAATAGCAAGTACTGCAATCATCTGTAGTTTGCTGCAGCATCTGACCATCTGTAGCTTCCTTCTCTTCTTCGTCCACCTTCCGCTGCTAGCTGATTAATGGCAACCATGATGACCATGAGCTCCTTCGCCGGTGCCGCCGTCCTGCCGCGTGGCTCGGCCGGCCACTTCGGTGTCCAGTCTCTTCCAGCGCTGGGCCGACGCGCCCTCGTCGCGAGGGCACAAACCGAAGGCCCAAATTCACCACCGCCAAGCAAACCCAAGGCGAGCACCTCGATCTGGGACGCGCTGGCGTTCAGCGGCCCAGCGCCGGAGCGCATCAACGGGCGGCTCGCCATGGTAGGCTTCGTGACTGCGCTCGCCGTGGAGGCAGGACGTGGCGACGGGCTCCTCTCGCAGCTCGGCAGCGGCACCGGGCAGGCGTGGTTCGCCTACTCCGTGGCCGTGCTGTCCGTGGCGTCGCTGGTGCCACTGCTCCAGGGCGAGAGCGCCGAGGGCAGAGCCGGCACCATCATGAACGCCAACGCGGAGCTCTGGAACGGCCGCTTCGCCATGCTCGGTCTCGTCGCGCTCGCCGCCACCGAGATCATCACCGGCGCGCCCTTCATCAACGTGTAAAACTAGCTCTGTCGTCGGCCGGATAACACAGCCTCTGCCTAGGACATGTAAATGATGAGAATTGATCATCCTCATATTCTTTGTAGTGCTTATACTAATTAAAGACAGCTCATACACTACCAGGGTGAAACTGCTTTGTTTCTCATTTaataagatcttctttttatgaaAAAACTGGCAATGCCCACTACCGgattctccttcttcatcgagTACCCAGTCTACGTGGTTCATATCGCTACCGGATTCCCCTTCTTCATCGAGTAGGCCAAGGGACATTTCAAGTTGGCAAAGTCTCTACCGAGTGTCGCACTCGGTACTCTTCACACAAAGCAGGGTTCTAATGGTCTTGTTAACAAGTCAGGAGATCCCAttcataaaaagaaaaaaaaagtgttACTGTACCACTTTACCGGGAAGAATAAAGTTTACATAGCCGTAGAAAAAAGTGAACTCTGGTTTTTACCATCTATTTTGACATTTTTAAcactaattatttcatttagggATATTTCATCCGTTTTACTCTATTTAACAAAAAATCTGTCACAGTTTACCATGTTTAATTTTTTTAGCATTTTGACTAGCAAGTTCCAATTGTCAGGTCTAGCTCGCATTGCCGCATCGACGGTTTTTTCATACCTATTTTTCTCCTTGTTGAACTTGTCCTTGCAACTTCTCCTAACACGGCCCGGGCAGGTGGAGGTCGCTCCCGTCGCGTCCAGCACACAAGGCCCGAGTCTGCAGCGCCCACACTTGCTCCCAGTTGCTTCTCGCTTCGGGTAGAATCGTTCTTATGATAACTAACCGAATGCTCGTGGGTTGTCACGGAATAACAAATAATATATAAACATGATGTAAAAACATCTCTGTATTTACGGACACGGGTGCAAGATGTGGCCTATGACCATGTTGATGCAAATACCTACATACAAAATGTGGATACTGAGATATAGGTTGGCGGCTCATACGTCTTGCTAAAACTGGAGAAGGATGTGGTTTATGAGTCTTCCTCTAAGTGTGGAACCATAAAGTATCTAGTGTTATTCTATCCACTATGCATTACAATGTGGATACTGAAATATATGTTGGCGGCTCATACATCTTTCTAAAAACATTTTAGGTTGTTCTAGCTTATGGAGGCATTGTCATCAATTTGTCTTCACCAAAGGTACAAACGAATATCAAGTGTAGGTGAAGCTAGAGAAGACAGACTTCGAAAAAAATAAATTATCCGTCCAGTGAAGGCTTCAAATAATTGATGCACCTTTAGTTTTATCAAATGCCTTTGTTTCATATATGTTTGCATGAGTTTGATCAATCCACTGCATTATATGTATTTATTTAACAAACCTGATCATTTTCTAGAGAGCGGGTGGAATTATACATTTACCTTTTTAGTGATATAAGATATGCAACAATGCTAATTTCAAAGGCTGTTTGCTTCTAATGGCTCCATCAACCACATTAGGCCATCtccaatgcttatgttagtgtTGTCCCTAGAGTCTTCAACATGGATCGTGAATTATAGGCGTTAACAGGAATGCTAGCCCTCGTCCCTCCAATGCTAAAAAGTCTCAAGTTTTTTTAGGGACTAAATAGTCTGAAGTTAGTTAAGGCAAAGAAGATTTTTCATGGTCTTCTTGTGATGGCATTTTTCTTACCATGGGCCATGAGCCCATGACTATTTGTAGAAGGCTCGCACATGTGGGGTCGGTACACAATAGTCTTTTCTCCATCCTTCTCCATTTCAAGCACTTGCATCTGTAGTAAAATCTGATAATACCTTTAAAAAATGATAATACCTACAAGTTTGTGCCATGAACAAAAAAATGCATCAATACCTCAATGGTATGCCAACATATTTTCAGACTAAACAAACATAACCGTTCAATTAAGCTCGAGAAACAGGACATATGATTCCCTAGTAAATATGTTAGCCATTTCAGAGTACAAAATGAAGAATTCCCAAATGACAAACAATGTAACAAAAAAAATTATCAGCAAAGATCACCTCTTGAACAATAAGCACCCATTTGATCATATCTCGGGCAGATCGAAGACCCTATTATGGATTCATCATATGATAATCTTAAGATATAACAACTGGGTATTTCCATAGCTTACTGGTTAACCAACCAAGGCAAGTCAGTCAAATACATACAATTACCAATTCTCATGATCAAGTCAAGAAATGGCAGTAAAGATACATGTTGTTCCATGGCTTCAGGTTCAGAATTATAAAATAAAACTTCATGACTTGGAGTTGCTGACACAACCAATGGCAGAACAATTTGTCGGAAGCCATCACAAGAATAAAGCACCTTGTTTATCAAAATAATAAAGCATCTATTTAGGACCATGTACACCATCAGGATCAACTCCCCAATGTCCACCCTCTTCACTGTTAAACATTGATGGTTAACAATCTACAGCGACACAATTTTGACACTTCAAGGTTGGTAACTACATGGAAAAAAAATTGGTTGAGAACCTATAAAATGACAAGATATCGAGGTAGAAAAACTACACGTGGTCTGAGTCGTTGATTTGTTCTCTTTTTCATAAAATTACATCTAATTTTGTAGCAGGTAAGCTTGTTATTCAAACTGAACAGCAAATTCAATATTTC
This region includes:
- the LOC123396572 gene encoding low molecular mass early light-inducible protein HV90, chloroplastic-like codes for the protein MATMMTMSSFAGAAVLPRGSAGHFGVQSLPALGRRALVARAQTEGPNSPPPSKPKASTSIWDALAFSGPAPERINGRLAMVGFVTALAVEAGRGDGLLSQLGSGTGQAWFAYSVAVLSVASLVPLLQGESAEGRAGTIMNANAELWNGRFAMLGLVALAATEIITGAPFINV